One window from the genome of Haloprofundus halobius encodes:
- a CDS encoding alpha/beta fold hydrolase has protein sequence MLTHTVRGGDDVALHVVETGNADGRPIFFVHGYSQSHRSWTRQYDSRLAERFRLVSMDNRGHGQSGKPEEGYDRSDLWAEDVRAVLDALELDDIVLVGWSYAGLVVLDYLDAYGTDRVAGVNLVSAISKMGTDAATALLNPGYVDLLPQLGSENAEESVDALEAFLRRCVHAELPTEELYSMLGYNVVVPPHVRRSLRSRTVDHDDVLAELDVPAIFVHGGHDAVVDVAAAEGNAERTPDARLSVYPDTGHTPFWEAPGRYNRELAEFVAAL, from the coding sequence ATGCTCACACACACCGTCCGAGGCGGTGACGACGTCGCCCTGCACGTGGTCGAGACCGGCAACGCCGACGGGCGGCCGATTTTCTTCGTTCACGGCTACTCGCAGAGTCACCGGTCGTGGACGCGGCAGTACGACTCCCGACTCGCCGAACGATTCCGACTCGTCTCGATGGACAACCGCGGCCACGGCCAGTCCGGGAAACCCGAGGAGGGGTACGACCGCTCGGACCTGTGGGCCGAGGACGTGCGCGCGGTTCTCGACGCGCTCGAACTCGACGACATCGTCCTCGTCGGCTGGTCGTACGCCGGACTCGTCGTCCTCGACTACCTCGACGCATACGGCACCGACCGCGTCGCGGGCGTGAACCTCGTGAGCGCCATCTCGAAGATGGGAACCGACGCTGCGACGGCGCTGTTGAACCCCGGCTACGTCGACCTCTTGCCCCAATTGGGCTCCGAGAACGCCGAGGAGAGCGTCGACGCACTCGAAGCGTTTCTCCGTCGGTGCGTCCACGCGGAGCTACCGACCGAGGAACTCTACTCGATGCTCGGCTACAACGTCGTCGTCCCGCCCCACGTGCGACGCTCGCTCCGGTCGCGGACCGTCGACCACGACGACGTGCTTGCAGAACTCGACGTTCCGGCGATATTCGTTCACGGCGGACATGACGCCGTCGTCGACGTCGCGGCCGCCGAAGGCAACGCCGAGCGCACCCCGGACGCCCGACTATCGGTGTATCCGGATACCGGACACACGCCGTTCTGGGAGGCACCGGGGCGGTACAACCGGGAACTCGCCGAGTTCGTCGCGGCGTTGTGA
- the pepF gene encoding oligoendopeptidase F, which produces MSSVPERSDIDEEYKWDLESIYTSDDDWNEAYADVESRIDDIEAYEGRVTEDAETLLELLELFESVMRDVSKVTSYAQLRASEDTRNQEYQALSARAQSLAADAQSASSFVEPELQNLGEDDVEAFVDEEPALAAYEHYFDDVLRAKPHTRSKEVEELLANLSEVMGAPSDFYSMLANADLTFPTVSDPGGDEVEISQGNFTKLQKHPNREFRKEVHEQFYDEWEDVRNSVGSSLKNSVKADVKLAEARNYDTAREAALDGPNIPVEVYDNLLSTVRDNLDHLHRHADLKRQALDVDDLQMWDLYMSLTGEEGPEISYEQAKEHVVEAVAPLGEEYQQRMAEGLEDRWVDVYENRGKRAGAYSSGTYDTQPFIMMNYQDDITSMFTLAHELGHSMHSELAKDEQPWQYADYEIFVAEVASTVNETLLTHYLLENADSDELRRHVLDEYLERFRSTLYRQTMFADFELQIHEAVESGEPLTPDAFDQLYGNLKAEFYEPAEVDDRIAREWMRIPHFYYNYYVYQYSTGISAAVAVVERILDEGEDAAADYREALAMGGSAYPMEVLETAGVDMTSPEPIEDALGVYGEYLDRVAELLDFE; this is translated from the coding sequence ATGAGTTCGGTTCCCGAACGCAGCGACATCGACGAGGAGTACAAGTGGGACCTGGAGAGCATCTACACCTCCGACGACGACTGGAACGAGGCGTACGCGGACGTCGAATCGCGCATCGACGACATCGAAGCGTACGAGGGTCGAGTGACCGAGGACGCCGAGACGCTCCTCGAACTGCTCGAACTCTTCGAATCCGTGATGCGCGACGTCTCGAAAGTCACCTCCTACGCGCAGCTCCGAGCCAGCGAGGACACCCGAAACCAGGAGTATCAGGCGCTGTCGGCGCGGGCACAGTCGCTGGCGGCCGACGCTCAGAGCGCCTCCAGTTTCGTCGAACCCGAGCTACAGAATCTCGGCGAGGACGATGTAGAGGCGTTCGTCGACGAGGAGCCGGCGCTCGCGGCGTACGAACACTACTTCGACGACGTGCTCCGAGCCAAACCGCACACGCGCTCGAAGGAGGTCGAGGAACTGCTCGCGAACCTCTCGGAGGTGATGGGTGCGCCGAGCGACTTCTACTCGATGCTCGCCAACGCCGACCTGACGTTCCCGACGGTTTCCGACCCCGGCGGCGACGAGGTGGAGATCTCGCAGGGCAACTTCACGAAACTCCAGAAGCATCCGAACCGCGAGTTCAGAAAGGAGGTCCACGAGCAGTTTTACGACGAGTGGGAGGACGTGCGCAACTCCGTCGGCAGTTCGCTGAAGAACAGCGTCAAAGCCGACGTGAAACTCGCGGAGGCGCGCAACTACGACACCGCCCGAGAGGCGGCGCTCGACGGCCCGAACATCCCGGTGGAAGTGTACGACAACCTGCTGAGCACCGTCCGCGACAATCTCGACCACCTCCACCGCCACGCCGACTTGAAGCGGCAGGCGCTCGACGTCGACGACCTCCAGATGTGGGACCTCTACATGTCGCTGACGGGCGAGGAGGGTCCAGAAATCAGCTACGAGCAGGCCAAAGAGCACGTCGTCGAGGCCGTCGCACCGCTCGGCGAGGAGTACCAACAGCGGATGGCCGAAGGCCTCGAAGACCGGTGGGTCGACGTGTACGAGAACCGCGGCAAGCGCGCGGGGGCGTACTCCTCGGGCACGTACGACACCCAGCCGTTCATCATGATGAACTACCAGGACGACATCACCTCGATGTTCACCCTGGCGCACGAACTCGGCCACTCGATGCACTCGGAGCTAGCGAAAGACGAACAGCCGTGGCAGTACGCCGACTACGAGATCTTCGTCGCCGAGGTCGCGAGCACGGTCAACGAGACGCTTCTCACCCACTACCTGCTTGAAAACGCAGACAGCGACGAACTGCGCCGTCACGTCCTCGACGAGTACCTCGAACGGTTCCGCTCGACGCTGTACCGCCAGACGATGTTCGCCGACTTCGAACTGCAGATCCACGAAGCGGTCGAGTCGGGCGAACCGCTCACCCCCGACGCGTTCGACCAACTCTACGGCAATTTGAAGGCAGAGTTCTACGAACCCGCCGAGGTCGACGACCGCATCGCCCGCGAGTGGATGCGCATCCCGCACTTCTACTATAACTACTACGTCTACCAGTACAGTACGGGCATCAGCGCCGCCGTCGCCGTCGTCGAACGCATCCTCGACGAGGGCGAGGACGCGGCCGCTGACTACCGCGAGGCGCTTGCGATGGGCGGCAGCGCGTACCCGATGGAAGTGTTGGAGACTGCTGGCGTCGACATGACCTCGCCCGAACCCATCGAGGACGCTCTAGGGGTTTACGGCGAGTATCTCGATCGCGTCGCCGAACTGCTAGACTTCGAATAA
- a CDS encoding VOC family protein — MVSVDGIHHVTAFADDPQENYDFFVDVLGLRFVKRTVRFDVPEKIYHLYYADGMGTPGTVVTYFPMTNMEMERGLVGKGQMSSTGLTIPEGSVDYWTGRFEEHDVDYEISERFGETAIGFTDPDGVPYELVTGESDIDPWDGGDVPTEHGIRGMHSVTVHSNDPAGTFDVLETMGWERVGRADHPQAGDRVRYEAPVSTPRANKVDVLIRPNAPQGVMGIGTYLHVAFRVENEWEQKELSDRLRDNGYITTSKKDRDYFQSRYITEPGGAIFEYATNGPGFELDEEPEAFGSELRVPAWLDVDIERIEAMLPELNTR, encoded by the coding sequence ATGGTATCAGTAGACGGTATACACCACGTGACAGCGTTCGCGGACGACCCGCAGGAGAACTACGATTTCTTCGTCGACGTGCTCGGACTACGATTCGTCAAGCGGACTGTCAGGTTCGACGTTCCCGAGAAAATCTACCATCTCTACTACGCCGACGGGATGGGGACACCGGGGACCGTCGTGACGTACTTCCCGATGACGAACATGGAGATGGAGCGGGGACTCGTCGGGAAAGGACAGATGAGTTCGACCGGACTCACCATCCCGGAGGGGTCGGTCGACTACTGGACGGGACGGTTCGAAGAGCACGACGTCGACTACGAGATATCCGAACGGTTCGGTGAAACCGCAATCGGGTTCACCGACCCCGACGGCGTGCCGTACGAACTCGTCACCGGCGAGTCGGATATCGATCCGTGGGACGGCGGCGACGTGCCGACCGAACACGGGATTCGCGGCATGCACAGCGTCACGGTCCACTCGAACGACCCCGCCGGGACGTTCGACGTGCTGGAGACGATGGGCTGGGAGCGTGTCGGCCGCGCCGACCACCCGCAAGCCGGTGACCGCGTCCGATACGAGGCCCCGGTGTCGACGCCCCGAGCGAACAAAGTGGACGTGCTCATTCGACCGAACGCCCCGCAGGGCGTGATGGGTATCGGGACGTACCTGCACGTCGCGTTCCGCGTCGAAAACGAGTGGGAGCAGAAGGAACTCAGCGACAGACTCCGCGACAACGGGTACATCACGACCTCGAAGAAGGACCGCGACTACTTCCAGTCGCGGTACATCACCGAACCCGGCGGAGCGATCTTCGAGTACGCGACGAACGGGCCGGGCTTCGAACTCGACGAAGAGCCCGAAGCGTTCGGCTCCGAACTCCGGGTTCCGGCGTGGCTCGACGTGGACATCGAGCGCATCGAGGCGATGCTCCCCGAGCTAAACACTCGCTGA
- a CDS encoding iron-containing alcohol dehydrogenase family protein, translating to MSDSECAFEFAFSPGKIVCERGAVAGIGDELARRGLGRALVVCGSTVGSTPEVVDPVRNGVGDRLVGVFAETTPEKYLGRAVEGARLADEEHVDALVALGGGSSLDVAKVIAALRSHEESPEEVAAAAIESGDLSVSANGTPTPVFAVPTTLAGADLSTVAGVTLAMGPDDEPIGSSIGDARLMPTALFYDIDLFATTPESVLTASAMNGFDKGLEALYTRNATPITDGTAMRGLRLLRSSLPALGAGDGGQNGENLAQAVTGTVLVQYGVSTPGQFKLSLVHAFGHGFTRNYDVHQGRVHAVVAPHVLRYLFDSVDARRELLAEALGVQVEGQTDDELAEGIVDAVVDVRDGLGLPSRLRELGEVRREEFSVVADTIANDNLMTTVPPGLDPTKEEILAVLNAAW from the coding sequence ATGAGCGATTCTGAATGCGCCTTCGAGTTCGCGTTCTCGCCGGGGAAGATCGTCTGCGAGCGGGGCGCAGTCGCCGGTATCGGCGACGAACTGGCGCGTCGAGGACTGGGCCGGGCGCTCGTCGTCTGCGGGTCCACCGTCGGGTCGACGCCCGAAGTCGTCGATCCCGTGCGAAACGGCGTCGGCGACCGACTCGTCGGCGTCTTCGCGGAGACGACCCCAGAGAAGTATCTGGGGAGGGCGGTCGAGGGTGCACGGCTGGCCGACGAGGAGCACGTCGACGCGCTCGTCGCACTCGGCGGCGGGAGCAGCCTCGACGTTGCGAAGGTTATCGCCGCGCTGCGCTCACACGAGGAATCGCCCGAAGAAGTCGCCGCCGCAGCCATCGAGTCGGGTGATCTGTCGGTGTCGGCGAACGGGACGCCGACGCCGGTTTTCGCGGTGCCGACGACGTTGGCCGGCGCCGACCTCTCGACCGTCGCCGGCGTGACGCTGGCGATGGGTCCCGACGACGAGCCAATCGGCAGCAGCATCGGTGACGCGCGGTTGATGCCGACGGCGCTGTTCTACGACATCGACCTGTTCGCGACGACGCCGGAGTCGGTACTGACCGCGTCGGCGATGAACGGGTTCGACAAGGGGTTAGAGGCGCTGTACACCCGAAACGCGACGCCCATCACCGACGGCACCGCGATGCGGGGGCTTCGGCTCCTCCGGTCGAGTCTTCCGGCACTCGGGGCGGGAGACGGGGGACAGAACGGCGAGAACCTCGCACAGGCGGTTACGGGCACCGTGCTCGTCCAGTACGGCGTGTCGACGCCGGGGCAGTTCAAACTCTCACTCGTCCACGCGTTCGGCCACGGCTTCACGCGCAACTACGACGTGCATCAGGGCCGCGTTCACGCCGTCGTCGCCCCGCACGTTCTTCGATACCTCTTCGACAGCGTGGACGCCCGCCGGGAACTGTTGGCCGAAGCGCTCGGCGTTCAGGTCGAGGGCCAAACCGACGACGAGCTCGCGGAGGGTATCGTCGACGCCGTCGTCGACGTTCGCGACGGGTTGGGACTCCCGTCGCGACTCCGTGAACTCGGCGAAGTGCGCCGGGAGGAGTTCTCGGTGGTCGCAGACACCATCGCGAACGACAACCTAATGACGACGGTTCCACCCGGTCTCGACCCGACGAAGGAGGAGATTCTCGCGGTGCTCAACGCGGCGTGGTGA
- a CDS encoding zinc-dependent alcohol dehydrogenase family protein, producing the protein MKAATLTDARTVEISERERPEPDADELLVAINACGICATDLHMYSGSLTVEYPMVPGHESAGEVVAAGEGVEEYREGDRVAINPSVPCNDCRACKSGRENLCRDLTSIGGAAKHIVDGAFAEYVCVPAGNVEEIGEMDYRTAAFAEPLGCCINGVDQVDLTSGETVVVIGAGAIGLLLVQLFRTSGAGTIVVSEPVDERREAALEVGADHALDPTEEEPATVVPDLVGEVDIAVEAVGVPELIEQAYSLTGPGGRTLVFGVPPEDATVELSPFDLFSAEREVVGTYSLTPDTFARAVTLLQNGRIDVDTLVTDEFGLNGLQEGFDQMEDREGLKKMVYPTR; encoded by the coding sequence ATGAAGGCTGCTACACTAACCGACGCCCGGACGGTGGAGATCAGCGAGAGAGAGCGTCCGGAGCCGGACGCCGACGAACTGCTCGTCGCCATCAACGCCTGTGGGATCTGCGCGACCGATCTTCACATGTACAGCGGGTCGCTCACGGTCGAGTACCCGATGGTGCCGGGACACGAGAGCGCCGGGGAGGTCGTCGCGGCGGGCGAGGGCGTCGAAGAGTACCGGGAGGGGGACCGCGTCGCCATCAACCCCTCGGTCCCGTGCAACGACTGTCGGGCGTGCAAGTCCGGCCGGGAGAACCTCTGTCGGGACCTCACGTCGATAGGCGGCGCGGCCAAACACATCGTCGACGGCGCGTTCGCCGAGTACGTGTGCGTCCCCGCCGGAAACGTCGAGGAGATCGGTGAGATGGACTACCGGACCGCCGCGTTCGCCGAACCGCTGGGCTGTTGTATCAACGGCGTCGACCAGGTCGACCTGACGAGCGGCGAAACAGTCGTCGTCATCGGGGCGGGAGCGATCGGCCTGCTACTCGTCCAGCTGTTCCGGACGAGCGGCGCCGGGACCATCGTCGTCTCCGAGCCGGTCGACGAACGCCGCGAGGCGGCACTCGAAGTCGGCGCCGACCACGCGCTTGACCCGACCGAGGAGGAGCCGGCAACCGTCGTTCCCGACCTCGTCGGCGAGGTCGACATCGCCGTCGAAGCGGTCGGCGTTCCGGAGCTCATAGAGCAGGCGTACTCGCTCACGGGACCGGGCGGTCGGACGCTCGTCTTCGGCGTGCCGCCGGAGGACGCGACGGTCGAACTCTCGCCGTTCGACCTGTTCTCCGCGGAGCGAGAGGTCGTCGGGACGTACTCGCTCACGCCGGACACGTTCGCGCGGGCGGTGACGTTGCTGCAGAACGGCCGTATCGACGTCGACACGCTCGTTACCGACGAGTTCGGCCTCAACGGCCTCCAGGAGGGGTTCGACCAGATGGAGGACCGTGAAGGGCTCAAGAAGATGGTGTACCCCACCCGCTAG
- the aceA gene encoding isocitrate lyase, with the protein MNQNGETPTSDGEERPTGDAVTTRDLDNPMGREFRRKLDEQPYVFAPGLYHALDARIAEMAGHDAAYMSGYSTVLGQFGFPDLEMVSMTEMVENAKRIVDACNIPVVADCDTGYGGVHNVRRAVREYEKAGAAAIHIEDQTTPKRCGHIAGKQIVSREQARARFEAAVDAKQSEDTVIIARTDAYGSANGDWEEHLERGRIYADAGVDIVWPEMPDPSRGDAVRYAEAIHETHPDLTLAFNYSSSFAWSEEDDPLTFAELGDLGYGYIFITLFGLHSGAHAVYEDFQKLAEDGEEAQFDLESRYFGHPTESHHELSFVDQYQETEMRFDAEARSRIEESAGYSEEQTGPIGTEGGE; encoded by the coding sequence ATGAATCAGAACGGAGAGACGCCGACGAGCGACGGCGAGGAGCGGCCCACCGGCGACGCCGTCACGACCCGAGACCTCGACAACCCGATGGGACGGGAGTTCAGGCGCAAATTGGACGAGCAGCCGTACGTGTTCGCCCCCGGCCTCTACCACGCGCTCGACGCCCGAATCGCCGAGATGGCGGGCCACGACGCCGCTTACATGAGCGGCTACTCCACCGTGCTCGGCCAGTTCGGCTTCCCCGATCTGGAGATGGTGTCGATGACCGAGATGGTCGAGAACGCGAAGCGAATCGTCGACGCCTGTAACATCCCGGTCGTCGCCGACTGCGACACCGGCTACGGCGGCGTCCACAACGTCCGGCGGGCGGTCCGCGAGTACGAGAAGGCCGGAGCCGCCGCCATCCACATCGAAGACCAGACGACGCCGAAGCGCTGCGGTCACATCGCGGGCAAGCAGATCGTCTCCCGTGAGCAGGCCCGCGCGCGCTTCGAGGCCGCCGTCGACGCCAAGCAGTCGGAGGACACGGTCATCATCGCCCGTACCGACGCCTACGGCTCCGCCAACGGCGACTGGGAGGAACACCTCGAACGCGGGCGCATCTATGCCGACGCTGGCGTCGACATCGTCTGGCCGGAGATGCCCGACCCGAGTCGGGGGGATGCGGTCCGCTACGCCGAGGCGATTCACGAGACCCACCCCGACCTGACGCTGGCGTTCAACTACTCCTCGTCGTTCGCGTGGTCCGAGGAGGACGACCCGCTGACGTTCGCGGAACTCGGCGACCTCGGCTACGGCTACATCTTCATCACGCTGTTCGGCCTTCACTCGGGCGCACACGCCGTCTACGAGGACTTCCAGAAGTTGGCCGAGGACGGCGAAGAGGCGCAGTTCGACCTCGAATCGCGCTACTTCGGTCACCCGACCGAGTCCCACCACGAACTCTCGTTCGTCGACCAGTATCAGGAGACGGAGATGCGCTTCGACGCCGAGGCTCGGTCGCGCATCGAGGAGTCGGCGGGCTACAGCGAGGAGCAGACCGGCCCCATCGGCACGGAGGGGGGCGAGTAG
- a CDS encoding HpcH/HpaI aldolase/citrate lyase family protein, with amino-acid sequence MPDVTLRRSQLATPGSDPKMIERAPGSGADEAFLDLEDSVAPNEKIDSRRNVIEGLQEYDWSETRPCFRMNGVDTQWWYDDIIEVVGEAGEYLDTIMVPMVHDTGTVRTVENLLTQVEANNGLSEGEIGLQTQIESAEGMNNAPEIAAASDRIESLVFGPGDYTASVGAAGLTIGSGEEYPGHYWHYQLARLAHAAKAQGLQLVDGPFADIEDADGFRDSCRHASLLGCDGKWAIHPSQIEPANEVFAPDTEEAEKARRIVDAYETATGEGRGAVSVDGEMVDEATNKMAKNVVARAEQADVL; translated from the coding sequence ATGCCCGACGTCACCCTGCGGCGGAGTCAACTGGCGACGCCCGGCAGCGACCCGAAGATGATCGAGCGAGCGCCCGGATCCGGGGCCGACGAGGCCTTTCTGGACCTCGAAGACTCGGTCGCGCCGAACGAGAAGATCGACTCACGCCGGAACGTTATCGAAGGCTTACAGGAGTACGACTGGAGCGAGACGCGCCCCTGCTTCCGGATGAACGGCGTCGACACCCAGTGGTGGTACGACGACATCATCGAGGTCGTCGGCGAGGCGGGCGAGTATCTCGACACCATCATGGTGCCGATGGTCCACGACACCGGGACCGTCAGAACGGTCGAGAACCTCCTCACGCAGGTGGAGGCGAACAACGGGCTCTCCGAGGGGGAGATCGGCCTCCAGACCCAGATCGAGAGCGCCGAGGGGATGAACAACGCGCCAGAAATCGCCGCCGCGAGCGACCGCATCGAGTCGCTCGTCTTCGGCCCCGGTGACTACACCGCCAGCGTCGGCGCGGCCGGACTCACCATCGGCAGCGGCGAGGAGTATCCGGGCCACTACTGGCACTATCAGTTGGCGCGCCTCGCCCACGCCGCGAAAGCGCAGGGACTCCAACTCGTCGACGGACCGTTCGCCGACATCGAAGATGCGGACGGGTTCCGCGACTCCTGTCGACACGCGAGTCTGCTCGGCTGTGACGGCAAGTGGGCCATTCACCCGAGTCAGATCGAACCCGCAAACGAGGTGTTCGCGCCCGATACCGAGGAGGCCGAGAAGGCGCGGCGCATCGTCGACGCCTACGAGACGGCGACCGGCGAGGGCCGCGGCGCAGTCTCGGTCGACGGCGAGATGGTCGACGAAGCGACGAACAAGATGGCGAAGAACGTCGTCGCCCGCGCCGAGCAAGCTGACGTGCTGTAA